The Herpetosiphonaceae bacterium genome segment GCGCGCGAGATCGAATGCCTGCCGCGCTACTTGTTGCAGCCGCCGCTCGACCTCGATCATCCGCTCGGCCTCAGGCGTGGCGCGCAGGTCGTCGCTCGACAATGGGATGTGCAGCGTCGGCAAGATTCGTTGGTGCGGCACGCCATCGATCAGCATGAAGATCGTCCGCAGCGCCTCGTGCCGCCTGACGATCTCATCGAGGCTTTGCTCCAGCGCCGCAGCATCGAGCTGACCGGACAGATCAGCGGCGGCGGCGATCACATGTGCCGGATTTCCCGGCGTGATCTGCTCCAGAAACCAGAACTGCGCCTGCGCTGACGAGAGCGGATAGTGATCGGTCGGCTGTCGATCGGCGATCAGCGGAAGCGCTGAGGCGTGGCGTCCCGCCGCAACCTGATCGAGGATCGCGGTTGCAAGGTCCGCGATCCTCTGGTCTTTCAGAAACGCCGTCAGCGGCAGATCGATGCCCAGGTCGACCTCGAAGCGATGCTTTAGCTCGATCGCCATCACCGAGTCGAAGCCCAGGCTATTGATTGGCGTTGTGTCTGCGACCAGCGCCGGCGCTTGTCGCAGCACCTCGGCGGTCGATCGCCGTAGATACGCTGCCAGCATCTCGTATCGCGCTTCAGGCTCGACCGCCAGCAATGCCGCGCGGGTTAGAGCCGTCTCGGCGTCGAGTGCCTGGGCTTCGTCGAGTACGCTGCTGGCGAGGGCATCGAGCGTTCCCGCCAGGAACGCCTGACGGCACTGCTGCCGCTGGATCTTGCCGCTTGAGGTCTTCGGAATGCGCGCGGGCTTGAGCAGAACAACCGCATAGACCTGAAGCTCGTGCTGCTCGATCACCGCTTGGCGGATTGCCCCGGCAATCGCAGCGACATCGGGCTGCCGCTCCTGCCGCTCGATCTCTTGCACGACGACCAGGCGCTCTTCGTCGGCAACCTCGACCGAAAATGCCGCGCCACAGCCAGGCCGTAGGGCGGCATGGCTCTGCTCCACAGTTAGCTCGATGTCTTGCGGGTAGTGATTACGCCCCCGGATGATGATCACATCTTTGAGGCGGCCCGTGATAAAGACCTCGCCATCCTGCACAAAGCCGAGATCGCCGGTGCGGAGGAATGGCCCGGCATCTGAGTCTGCCAGATACGCCCGAAAGGTCTGGCGCGTCTCGTCTGGCCGATCCCAATATCCTTGTGCAACACTCGGCCCGGCGATCCAGACTTCGCCGACCTGCCCAGGGCCGCACTGCGTCAGATCGACCGGATCGGCGATCACAAGCTGCTGATCGCCAAGTGGCTGCCCGCATCCAGCGAGCGTCCGGCTATCTCCACGCGCTTCCGGCACCTCGACCACCTGATGATACTCAAGGGCGGCGCTGGCAAATGTGCGGATGACCGGCGGTGCGGAGGCAGCGCTGCCCGAAACCATCAGCGTTGCCTCCGCCAGGCCGTAGCACGGATGCCAGGCTTCGCGGCGAAATCCACACGGCCCAAAGGTCGTCTCGAAGCGCGTCAGCGTCTCGGCACGGATCGGCTCCGCGCCAGTGAACGCGACCGTCCAACTGCTGAGGTCGAGCGCGGCACGCTGCTCTGGCGTGATTTTGCGGGTACAAAGATCATAGGCGAAGTTCGGGCCGCCGCTGGTCGTGGCCTTCGTTCTTGAGATCGCCTCCAGCCAGCGGATAGGACGCTGTAAGAAATGCACGGGCGACATCAGCGTCACTGGAAAGCCGCCATAGAGCGGCTGCAAAATGCCGCCGATCAAGCCCATATCATGGTATGGAGGCAGCCAGATCACGCCGCGACTGGTAGAAGTATGCGCAAAGGCGTTGTGGATCACTCCGAGATTATGCAGCAGATTGCCGTGAGTCAGCATCACCCCTTTGGGTGCGGCGGTCGATCCCGACGTGTATTGCAAGAAGGCCAGCGTCGTGCTGTCGAGCTCCGGTGGCCGCCATGCGCCTGCTGTCGCGCGAGCGATCGTATCCGTCTCGATCCAGCGCAGCGCATGAAACGCCGATTCCTGCGCGTCGAGCCGATCGATTGCGGAGCGCAGCGTCGCCGGGATCAAGGCTACCGTAGGACGTGCATCTCGGATGATCGCTTGCAGCCGCGCAAACGTCTGATTCGGTCGGGTGAGGTTGGGCAGATAGGTGGGGACGGCAATCACACGAGCGTACAGGCAGCCAAAGAATGCTGCAATATAGTCAAGGCCGGGCGGGAACATGAGCAAGGCGCGCTCGCCGGGAGCCACCAGGCTTTGGAGATGCGCGCCGATCGCGCGCGCCCTGTCATCGATCTCCTGATACGTCAGCGTTGCTTCGGTCGTCTCTCCATCTATCAGAAAGGTGTAGGCCGTACGATCGGGTGTCTCCGCTGATCTCAGGCGTAGCACTTCAACTAAGGTTGTGATCTCGTGAGGAGAACTCTCTACCCTATCACTCATGAGCGCCCTGCATCTAATCGGCTGGTCGGAGGAGGTTAAGCGAGGCTACGACAACGGTTGTGACATATGCTGATTCGTCGACCAACGATTTAGAAGTCGCATATGTAAATTTTTGTAAACTTGTGAGGTATGTTAGACGACGGTCGGAGGAATGTCAAGTAACGCGAGTACCATCTTCCGCATCGCCAGGGTAGCGCAGCCGCGTCGTCCGACACGAGCAGGAGGGCTGGCGCGGTGGTGGCTACTCGTGGGCTGACCGTCGATGACATCTGGCCGTCGACCGTCTTGGTCTGGCGTGCGCCGGTCGTGTAGTTAATGCAATTTTTTGTACGGTGGTCATAGCAACCGGGCAGACTTCCTCGCCTGGATATGCCGATTGGATCAAAAAGCCGCCGTGTCATCCGCCCTTAGACGTATGCGGAAACGCCGCGGCATTGGCTATACTCACCCTACAGCTCTGCATTCCTTCTAAAAGAAGCCACGAGACACAAACCCGGCAGCGTTGAGCAATGGTTGAGCGGCGCTTAGGCTGGCACCTGGATAGGGTTGCCTCCTATTCTTGCTGCTCACAACAGGATCGAAGGAGGTTCCGATGCAACGGATCGGTCGACATGCGGTGGTGATTGGCGCGAGCATGGGCGGTCTGCTTGCCGCGCGTGTGCTGGCAGACTACTACGAGGCCGTTACAGTAGTCGAGCGAGACACATTTCCAGCGGCGGGCGAGTCGCGCAAGGGCGTGCCGCAGGGCAGCCATGCGCATGGCCTGCACGCGCGCGGGCGCGCTGTCATCGAGCAGTTGATGCCCGGCTTCACGCAGGAGATGGTGTCGCAGGGCGGGATCGTCCTCGACATCAGCCGCGATTTCCGCTGGTACGCCAACGGCGGCTTTCATCAGCCCACGGCCTGTGGCCTGGAAGGGCTGCTGGTGAGTCGTCCACAGCTCGAAGCCGGGGTACAAGCGCGCGTGCTGGCGCTGCCCAACGTCCACGCTATCGAGCAGTGCTCCGTGCCGGGCCTGGCGACATCCGAGGATCGCGCCCGCGTGACCGGTGTTCGGCTGGTGCGCCACGCCAGCGGCGGCGCTGAGGACGTGCTGGTGGCTGATCTGGTCGTGGATGCGACCGGTCGCGGCTCGCGCACGCCTGCCTGGCTGGCCGAGATGGGCTACGAGCAGCCAGAGGAGGAGCGGGTACGTGTTGATCTGGGCTACGCAACCCGACAGTATCGCCGCACGCCGGACCAACTGCCGGGCCGCAGGGGCATGGCTATCGCGGGCGCGCCGCCCGATGGTCGCAACGGGGTTGTGCTTGCGCAGGAAAAGGACCGCTGGATCGTGACGCTCGGCGGCTATAACGGCGATTTCGCGTCCCTCGATCCGGCAGGCTTTGTAGATTTTGCCCGGCGCTTGCCCACGCAGGAGATCTATAACCTGATCAAAGATGCCGAGCCGCTCACCGACCCGGTGCCCTACCGCTTTCCCGCAAACCAGCGCCGCCGCTACGAGCGTCTCACACGTTTCCCGGAGGGCTATCTGGTGTTCGGCGACGCGATCTGTAGCTTCAATCCGGTCTATGGGCAGGGCATGACGGTCGCGGCGAACGAAGCGATGGTCCTCAATGATTGCCTCGCTCAGGGCAGCGCGAATCTTGCGCGGCGCTTCTTCGCCGGAGTGCGTCCGGTTGTGGATGCGCCCTGGAGCGTGGCGGTCGGCAACGATTTGCAGCTTCCGCATGTCGAAGGGCGGCGCACGCGGATGGACAACTTCGTCAACTGGTATATCGGCAAGCTGCACACTGCTGCGCGACATGACGCCGCGCTCTCGGTGGCGTTCCTGCGGGTGGTGAACATGATGGCCCCCGCTACGAGCCTCCTGCATCCGGGCATGGCCCTGCGGGTGCTGCGCGGCAACCTCGCGCGCGGCCTTGGCCGAACGGCGGATGCGCTGCCCGCTGCTCCGGTCCCGCTCGACGCATAGCGCCGGGCTTGTGCTCCGTCGCACAGTCTCAGCCCCACGGCTGCGATGTGGGCAGCATGTGTGGTTGCAACCAGATCGATCCGGTGCTATCCTCGCTGTGCTGCCCTTTGCTACGTCGAAAGGAGAGACTCGTGCCCTCGTTTGATCTGCACGACAAAGTCGCAATTATCACGGGCGGATCGCGCGGCATAGGCGAGGCAATCGCCCATGCCTTTGCGGAAGCTGGCGCAAAGGTCGTTGTCGCAAGCCGCAAGCTGGAAAACGTGCAGCCGGTCGCCGATGCGATCAGCGCGGCGGGCGGCCACGCGCTGGCGCTGGCCTGTCACACGGGCGATCGGGCGCAGGTGCAGGATCTCGTGCGGCGTACCGTGGAGCGGTTCGGCACCGTCGATATTGCCGTCAACAACGCGGCGACTAACCCGCACTTTGGCTCGCTGCTGGAAGCGACCGACGAAATGTGGGACAAGACGCTCCAGGTCAATATCAAGGGCTACTTTGCCCTGTGCCAGGCGGTCGCGCCGATCATGCTGGCGCGCGGATCGGGCAAAATCATCAACGTCGCCTCGGTGGCGGGGCTGACGCCGGGGGCGGGCATGGGCCTGTACAGCGTCACCAAGGCCGCCGTGCTGATGCTCACACAATCGCTGGCGCAGGAGCTTGGCCCGCGCGGCATCCAGGTCAACGCCATCGCGCCGGGCGTGATCAAGACCAAATTCAGCACGGCGCTGTGGAGCAACGAGCGGCTTGTCAGCGGCATCGAGCGACGCGCCGGGCGGCTGGGCGAGCCCGATGATGTTGCTGGCAGCGCGCTGTTCCTGGCATCGTCCGCGTCCGACTATGTGAACGGCGCGGTGCTGGTAGTCGATGGCGGCCTTCAAGCTTCCAGCACGATCTGATCGTCGTGGATAGCCCAATCATTTCGAGGCGATCCCGAACTGCTAGCGTAGGTGTCGAAGGAGGCTATCATGGCGGCTGAGGCCGAAGAGCGCATCGGCGTGCTGCTGGATCGGATTCGCGGCTTCATGCGCGACGAAGTGTATCCGCTTGAGTCGCGGCTGCTGCGCGAAGGCTTTGGCGCGCTGCTGCCGACGCTGCGCGAACAACGGCAATCGGTCAAAGCGCGGGGGCTGTGGGCGCCGCATCTGCCGCCGGAGTATGGCGGCCTGGGATTGACGCTATCCCAGTTCGGGCGAGTCAGCGAGGTGCTGGGCACCAGCCCGCTCGGACACTACCTCTTCAACTGTCAGGCTCCCGACATCGGCAACATGGAGATCCTGATCGAGCACGGCACGGCCCGGCAGAAGGCGCACTACCTTGAGCCGCTGGCTCGCGGCGATATTCGTAGCTGCTTCGCCATGACCGAGCCGGAGCATCCGGGCTCTAATCCGGTCTGGCTGAGCACCGCCGCCGTCAAGGATGGCGACGACTATGTCATCAGCGGCCACAAGTGGTTTGCCTCATCGGCGGACGGCGCGGCCTTTGCGATCGTGATGGCCGTGACGAACCCCGACGCTCCCCGCCACGAGCGCGCCAGCCAGATTATCGTGCCGACGGACACGCCCGGCTTTCGGATCGTCCGCAACATCTCCGTCATGGGCGACGCCGGGCAAGACCACGCGAGTCACGCCGAGATTCTGCTGGAGAGCTGCCGCGTGCCGCAATCCAACCGGATCGGCGCGGAAGGCCACGGCTTTGCGCTGGCCCAGATGCGCCTCGGCCCTGGCCGGATTCATCATTGTATGCGCTGGATCGGCATCTGTGAGCGCGCCTTCGACCTGCTGTGTCGGCGGGCTGCGACGCGCGAGCTAGCGCCGGGCAAGCCCCTGGCGACGCGCCAGGCGATCCAGCACTGGATCGCCGAAAGCCGCGCCGAGATTAATGCATCGCGGCTGATGGTGCTGGATGCCGCAGCCAGGATCGATCGTGAGGGAGCGTCGGCGGCGCGCGTCGATATTTCCTTGATCAAGTTCTTTGTGGCGAACGTGCTGCAACGTGTGCTGGATCGGGCGATCCAGGTGCATGGCGCGCTCGGCATGACCGACGACACGCTGCTCTCGTTCTGGTATCGCCACGAGCGCGGCGCGCGCATCTATGACGGCGCTGACGAAGTTCACAAATCGGTTGTGGCGCGGCAGATTTTGAAGCAGTATGGTGTTGATATATCGCTGTAGCCTTCGACCATCCAGCTACGACTCCGGAGGGGTAGATCTATGCCGAATGGCACATCAGAGAGCGCGTTGCCCAACGATCAGGCGATCGATCAGCCCGCAGCGGTGCGTCCCGGCGAGATGCTGGATACCGAGCGGCTTTATGCGTTTCTGCGCGACCATCTGCCGGATGCGCGAGCGCCGCTACACGTCGAGCAGTTTCCCAGCGGCTTCTCCAATCTGACCTACCTGCTGCGGCTCGGCGAGCGCGAGCTGGTGCTGCGGCGGCCACCGTTCGGCGCGAATATCAAGTCCGGCCACGACATGGGCCGCGAGTATCGCATCCTGAGCGCTTTGAGCAAGACCTATCCCAAGGTGCCCCGTCCGCTCGTCTACGCCGAAGACCCGGCGATCATTGGCGCGCCATTCTACATCATGGAGCGGGTCAGTGGCGTGATTCTGCGCGCGCGGCTGCCGCAGGGCTTGAAGCTGGAGCCTGAGCTGATGCGCCGCATCTGCCACTCGCTGATCGATACGCTGGTCGAGCTGCATCGCCTCGATTACGCGGCGGCGGGACTCGCTGATCTGGGCAGGCCGGAGGGCTATGTCGAGCGGCAGGTCGGCGGCTGGGCGGCCCGCTACGCCAACGCGCGCACCGACGACGTACCGGCGATGGAGCATGCGGCGGCCTGGCTCCAGGGTCATCTTCCGCCCACCTCCGGCGCGGCGCTGATCCACAACGATTACAAGTACGACAACGTGGTGCTCGACCCGACCGATCCGACGCGGATCAAGGCGATTCTCGACTGGGAGATGGCGACGCTTGGCGATCCGCTGACCGATGTCGGAACGACGCTCGCGTACTGGGCCGAGCCGGATGATCCGCTCGCGCTCAGGCAGTTTGGCCTGACCACGCTGCCCGGCAACCTTGATCGGCAGCAGTGGGTCGAGCGCTACGCCGCGCGGAGCGGTCGCGATGTCGGGAATATCCTGTTCTACTATGTGTATGGCCTGTTCAAGAATGGCGTGATCGTCCAGCAGATCTACTACCGTTATCGCCAGGGCCACACCCACGACGAGCGCTTCGCCAGGCTGATCGATCTGGTACGATTGCATGGCGACATGGCAATGCGCGCGATCGAGCAGGAGCGCATCCATCACCTGTTTGCTTGACGGAAGAAGCTACGCAGGTCGATGCAGAGATTCGCGGACTGGGCTGTAGTATCCGGCTCGGCCCGCGCTCCACCTGCGTTCAATCAGCCGCGATCAGGGCTTTTCAGCGGTCAGGATGCTGAACAGGCGCATATACGGGCGTCTGCGGATGTTGAGCATGCCGTTCTTGCGCAACACGTCTTCGGATTCGCCTAGCACCGCCGTCAGGTCGCAAATGGCAATGCTGCCGCCGGGCTTCAGGATGCGAATGATCTCCGAGGTCGCGCGCTGGCGATCCTGCGCCGCGCCGACATGGTGCATCGCCAGACTCGACACCACCACGTCGAACATCTCGTCTGTGAAAGTCATCCGGCGTGCATCGACGTTCAGCAGCTCGACGCGGTCGGCGATGCCTTCGGCGCGCGCGTTGCGCCAGAAGATCTCCGCCGAGCCGCCGCCCGCGTTCGGATCGTAGATATCGATGCCGGTGGCCGTGCCGGTGCGCAGATGTTTGGCGCAGGCAAACAGCAGAATCCCGCTGCCCGTACCCACGTCGAGCACGCGCTCGTCGCCGCGCCAGCTCACCCCCTCGACGATGGTGTCGCGCAGACGATCACGGGCGGTCTGGAGGAGGTGGACGAAGCCGACGAGGGCAAGCGTCGGGACGAGGACGGCGGACCCGGCTCCGATGAGCGAGCCGGTGATCTTGCGATTGGCCGATGTGCCCACACGGGAGCCGACGCCCAGCGCGACCGCCGCGCCGCCTGCGGCAAGCGTGTAGTGAACGGAGCGCGGCATGCGCAGCCGGTAATCGGCGATCCACGGCTGGCGATGAACGTGTACCATAGCGCTGTATCCTTTCTACCTGAGCAACAGCGATCGTGTGCTGCCTCGCAGAAGATGAACCGATTATTCGATTTGGAACACACTGTTCGTTTTCTGTTATACTGTTCGTCAGCGCGGAGGTCAACAACCAATCACCGGTCGATTGTTCAAAATCGAACAGTCACGCGCAAACTGTGCTGAACAAGGAGGGCTGCCGATGGCGACGAAGGCACCAGACCGGCGGATACAACGCACGCGCAAGCTATTGCAGGAGGCGCTCTTTGCTCTGATTCTGGAGAAGGGCTACGAGGCGGTGACGGTTCAGGACATCATCGACCGGGCCAATGTCGGGCGCTCGACCTTCTACGCCCACTTTCTGGACAAGCAGCAGCTATTTCTCAGCGGATTCGAGCAACTGCATAGTTTTCTGGCGCAGCAGCGTGCGGCGGCAACGGCGTCGGGCGCGCGCAAGCTGAGCTTCAGCCTGGGAATGTTCGAGCACGTGCAGGGCCATCTGCCCCTGTATCGGGCGCTGGTCGGCAAGCAGAGCGGCGCGGTGATGGTGCAGCGCATGCAGCAGATGATCACCGACCTCGTACGCGACGAGCTGAACATGCTGGCAGCGGACAATGCCGCGCCGATCCCGCGCGAGCTGGTGGTGCAGTACACGGTGGGCGCGTTCATGGGCCTGCTGATCTGGTGGGCTGATCACGAGGCTCCGTACACTGCTGAGCAGATGGATGCGATCTTTCAGCAGTTGGCACTGCCGGGGGCGTTCGCCGCGCTAGAGGGCTAGGGGTAGCGGCGGGCTGGGGCAGCCACAAGGGCTGCCCGAACCATATGCAGGAGGCCAGGCGGGTCATCCTTTCCAGCGGGCGGGATGGTCGGCGATGTCTTGCCTGATGCGGTTGAGAGCGGTTTCGTTGCGGATGATGCGCTCATAATCATTTCGTTGCCACAATCGTCCCGAAAATAGCGTCCATCCGCGTGTTTTTACGCCGTGGATGTAATCCACGGTGATCCGTGATTTGAGCGCGCCGACCATATCGTGCCGAGTCACGGTGGGTGCGCATCGCGCCACCTCGCCCGAAACCTCGCGCGCGGGCACCCTGCGCACATACAAATTGCGGAGCACGTCAGCGGCAACGTCGCGGATAAAGCTCGCGATCCAATGGATCTGTGCTGATTGGCGGTACTCACGGATTCGATCAGGGCGTTTCAAAGATATACGTGTCCAGAAACGCATTGCGGAACTTGCCATCAGGATCGTAGGAGCGGAGGAGCTGCTGAAAGTCGGGCAGCTTCGGGTAAAGTGATAGCAACTGTCGCGACGACATCGTAAACAGCTTACCCCAGTGAGGGCGGGCATCGAGCGGCGCCAGGCGCGCCTCGATCAGCGGAAGCACCTGACTGACCGCATGCCAGTTCTTTTGCCAGGTAAAGTGAATTGCGACACAGTCCTGCTGGTAGCAGGGACTCATCCACAGGTTGTCGGCGGCAATCGTGCGTACCTCGGAAATCTGCACCAGGGGAGCGACGTATTCCCGCAAGCCGTGGATCGCCCGAAGTGCCGCGCATGCGTGCCGCCGTGGGACAAGATACTCGGCTTGCAGCTCCTCGCCGCTGCTGGGCGTGTAGTTCATGCGAAAGTGCGGCAAGCGCTCATGCCACGGGCCTGGAAGGCCCATCTGCTCGGTGCAATGTTCCGGTGGAAGCCCGGCGATGGGATGCAACTGGCGTCGTGCGAGCGTCGCCTCGAACAGCTTCGGCTCAGCCTCGTAAGCGGTGTCGTCCGTCACGCGCCGCTTTAGCCAGACCTGGCTAAACTGCGCGCTGCGCCAGTCGGTGAATAAGCTGACGCTATAGGCACTCCCCACGATCTCATCGAAGCGGTCTTCAAGGCGTGCCAGCGGCAGGTCTTCGTAAATATCCTGGCGCATCGCAAAGGCCGGAACGATGTCGAGCGTAAGCTTTGTGACCACGCCAAGACTGCCGAGTCCGACGACCGCTCCCGGAAACTGCTCGTCCTGGTCATCACGCGATATGACGACTATCGCGCCGTCGGCTGTCACCAGCTCCATTGCGGCGATAGCCGTAGCCAGATTTCCATGGCTATCGCCCGATCCGTGC includes the following:
- a CDS encoding AMP-binding protein gives rise to the protein MSDRVESSPHEITTLVEVLRLRSAETPDRTAYTFLIDGETTEATLTYQEIDDRARAIGAHLQSLVAPGERALLMFPPGLDYIAAFFGCLYARVIAVPTYLPNLTRPNQTFARLQAIIRDARPTVALIPATLRSAIDRLDAQESAFHALRWIETDTIARATAGAWRPPELDSTTLAFLQYTSGSTAAPKGVMLTHGNLLHNLGVIHNAFAHTSTSRGVIWLPPYHDMGLIGGILQPLYGGFPVTLMSPVHFLQRPIRWLEAISRTKATTSGGPNFAYDLCTRKITPEQRAALDLSSWTVAFTGAEPIRAETLTRFETTFGPCGFRREAWHPCYGLAEATLMVSGSAASAPPVIRTFASAALEYHQVVEVPEARGDSRTLAGCGQPLGDQQLVIADPVDLTQCGPGQVGEVWIAGPSVAQGYWDRPDETRQTFRAYLADSDAGPFLRTGDLGFVQDGEVFITGRLKDVIIIRGRNHYPQDIELTVEQSHAALRPGCGAAFSVEVADEERLVVVQEIERQERQPDVAAIAGAIRQAVIEQHELQVYAVVLLKPARIPKTSSGKIQRQQCRQAFLAGTLDALASSVLDEAQALDAETALTRAALLAVEPEARYEMLAAYLRRSTAEVLRQAPALVADTTPINSLGFDSVMAIELKHRFEVDLGIDLPLTAFLKDQRIADLATAILDQVAAGRHASALPLIADRQPTDHYPLSSAQAQFWFLEQITPGNPAHVIAAAADLSGQLDAAALEQSLDEIVRRHEALRTIFMLIDGVPHQRILPTLHIPLSSDDLRATPEAERMIEVERRLQQVARQAFDLARGPLIRATLLQLDVHSHVLLLVVHHSVADGWSMGVIFRELLALYNAFSQQLPSPLPDLTVQYVDFAAWQRQWLQSEAASAELAYWKQQLQPENTPLPVLELPTDRPRPAVQTFQGARHRFTVPDRLRQALEALGQREGVTLFTTLLAAFQVLLARYTGQTDIVVGSPIAQRNHAELERLVGSFANVLVFRGDLSGNPSVRTVLRRLWSVVLGAYEHHTLPFERLVEVLQPQRDPSRHPLFQVAFVLQNMPLPDEQPRGLALQILDIDRAAAQFDLKLDLIPRQNELVGLLEYNTDLFEAATIARLAGHFQALLERMVTNPDVPIAELPLLTEAEQQQMLVDWNRSEAEYPRAAAVHALIEAQAARTPNASAIVFAGQALTYAELNARANQLAHHLRGQGVGPDVLVALCVERSLEMIVGILAILKAGGAYLPLDPTYPAERLHYMLSHSRAPVLLTQAVLVERLPEHQAQVFCLDADWHTLAQQPTTNPPRTVLPEHLAYIIFTSGSTGRPKGVMVTQRGLVNLVYGLRAYFADPAVQTTGLITSISFDISVNQIFPTLFFGRTLHIIPDAVKFDSRALLRYLHEQQVHLLDAVPSYMHAVLNEVAPQQPPNALRYLLIGGEKIEQRLLQSVFGQLGPQVQVVNIYGLTEISDINILGVLRADDLGKPVTVGTPLQNNR
- a CDS encoding FAD-dependent oxidoreductase, with the protein product MQRIGRHAVVIGASMGGLLAARVLADYYEAVTVVERDTFPAAGESRKGVPQGSHAHGLHARGRAVIEQLMPGFTQEMVSQGGIVLDISRDFRWYANGGFHQPTACGLEGLLVSRPQLEAGVQARVLALPNVHAIEQCSVPGLATSEDRARVTGVRLVRHASGGAEDVLVADLVVDATGRGSRTPAWLAEMGYEQPEEERVRVDLGYATRQYRRTPDQLPGRRGMAIAGAPPDGRNGVVLAQEKDRWIVTLGGYNGDFASLDPAGFVDFARRLPTQEIYNLIKDAEPLTDPVPYRFPANQRRRYERLTRFPEGYLVFGDAICSFNPVYGQGMTVAANEAMVLNDCLAQGSANLARRFFAGVRPVVDAPWSVAVGNDLQLPHVEGRRTRMDNFVNWYIGKLHTAARHDAALSVAFLRVVNMMAPATSLLHPGMALRVLRGNLARGLGRTADALPAAPVPLDA
- a CDS encoding glucose 1-dehydrogenase; its protein translation is MPSFDLHDKVAIITGGSRGIGEAIAHAFAEAGAKVVVASRKLENVQPVADAISAAGGHALALACHTGDRAQVQDLVRRTVERFGTVDIAVNNAATNPHFGSLLEATDEMWDKTLQVNIKGYFALCQAVAPIMLARGSGKIINVASVAGLTPGAGMGLYSVTKAAVLMLTQSLAQELGPRGIQVNAIAPGVIKTKFSTALWSNERLVSGIERRAGRLGEPDDVAGSALFLASSASDYVNGAVLVVDGGLQASSTI
- a CDS encoding acyl-CoA dehydrogenase family protein; translation: MAAEAEERIGVLLDRIRGFMRDEVYPLESRLLREGFGALLPTLREQRQSVKARGLWAPHLPPEYGGLGLTLSQFGRVSEVLGTSPLGHYLFNCQAPDIGNMEILIEHGTARQKAHYLEPLARGDIRSCFAMTEPEHPGSNPVWLSTAAVKDGDDYVISGHKWFASSADGAAFAIVMAVTNPDAPRHERASQIIVPTDTPGFRIVRNISVMGDAGQDHASHAEILLESCRVPQSNRIGAEGHGFALAQMRLGPGRIHHCMRWIGICERAFDLLCRRAATRELAPGKPLATRQAIQHWIAESRAEINASRLMVLDAAARIDREGASAARVDISLIKFFVANVLQRVLDRAIQVHGALGMTDDTLLSFWYRHERGARIYDGADEVHKSVVARQILKQYGVDISL
- a CDS encoding phosphotransferase family protein encodes the protein MPNGTSESALPNDQAIDQPAAVRPGEMLDTERLYAFLRDHLPDARAPLHVEQFPSGFSNLTYLLRLGERELVLRRPPFGANIKSGHDMGREYRILSALSKTYPKVPRPLVYAEDPAIIGAPFYIMERVSGVILRARLPQGLKLEPELMRRICHSLIDTLVELHRLDYAAAGLADLGRPEGYVERQVGGWAARYANARTDDVPAMEHAAAWLQGHLPPTSGAALIHNDYKYDNVVLDPTDPTRIKAILDWEMATLGDPLTDVGTTLAYWAEPDDPLALRQFGLTTLPGNLDRQQWVERYAARSGRDVGNILFYYVYGLFKNGVIVQQIYYRYRQGHTHDERFARLIDLVRLHGDMAMRAIEQERIHHLFA
- a CDS encoding class I SAM-dependent methyltransferase; the encoded protein is MVHVHRQPWIADYRLRMPRSVHYTLAAGGAAVALGVGSRVGTSANRKITGSLIGAGSAVLVPTLALVGFVHLLQTARDRLRDTIVEGVSWRGDERVLDVGTGSGILLFACAKHLRTGTATGIDIYDPNAGGGSAEIFWRNARAEGIADRVELLNVDARRMTFTDEMFDVVVSSLAMHHVGAAQDRQRATSEIIRILKPGGSIAICDLTAVLGESEDVLRKNGMLNIRRRPYMRLFSILTAEKP
- a CDS encoding TetR/AcrR family transcriptional regulator is translated as MATKAPDRRIQRTRKLLQEALFALILEKGYEAVTVQDIIDRANVGRSTFYAHFLDKQQLFLSGFEQLHSFLAQQRAAATASGARKLSFSLGMFEHVQGHLPLYRALVGKQSGAVMVQRMQQMITDLVRDELNMLAADNAAPIPRELVVQYTVGAFMGLLIWWADHEAPYTAEQMDAIFQQLALPGAFAALEG
- a CDS encoding FAD-binding protein; translation: MIARQHNWAGNYTYSAARLHQPATVEQVQELVVGCRKLKALGTRHSFNGIADSSEDLISLEHFNRVIAIDHERRRVTVEAGIKYGQLCQELYRAGYALHNLASLPHISVAGACATATHGSGDSHGNLATAIAAMELVTADGAIVVISRDDQDEQFPGAVVGLGSLGVVTKLTLDIVPAFAMRQDIYEDLPLARLEDRFDEIVGSAYSVSLFTDWRSAQFSQVWLKRRVTDDTAYEAEPKLFEATLARRQLHPIAGLPPEHCTEQMGLPGPWHERLPHFRMNYTPSSGEELQAEYLVPRRHACAALRAIHGLREYVAPLVQISEVRTIAADNLWMSPCYQQDCVAIHFTWQKNWHAVSQVLPLIEARLAPLDARPHWGKLFTMSSRQLLSLYPKLPDFQQLLRSYDPDGKFRNAFLDTYIFETP